The nucleotide sequence AAGCTGAGCCTTGGCTTCTCCCAAAATAACCAGCTCCTTCCCGTTCTTTCGGGCCTTACCGAAAATGTTGACCTCTAAAGGCCGACCCTTTTCGTCTTCTACAAAGGTCCGGATCAATTCTCCTTCCACTTTCAGACCGTAGTCTTTTTCCAGGAGCCGAGGCAAATAACGGAAGGCTTCGTTTTCCAGGGTGTAGCCTACGGTAATGGAAAGGCCCCCCACCTGTTGCCGCAGATCCCGGATATCCTCTTTTACCTTCCCCATCTCTCCGGTGAGCTTGCGTACATCCTCCGTGAGCTGATCCACCCTTTGAGTGAGTTCGTCCACCCTTTGAGTGAGTTCGTCCACCCTTTGAGTAAGCTGATCCACTCGTTGAGTGAGTTGATCCACCCTTTGAGTTAGGGTTCGCAGGTTTTCTCCCTGCTGGCGGACGATTTCTTTGAGCTCGTTAAACTCCTCCCGGGTAACGGTCTGGGCCAGATTTTCGTAGATCTCGGAGAGGACGCGTAGGAGTTTGAGGGCCGCTTCCTCTCCGAAGGTCTCCCGAAATTCCTCAAAATATCTAAAGGCGTTAAACATTTTTATCTCTCCGCCCTCCAATCCGGATCTCCGTCCAACCGGAAACCCGGGTTGTCATTTTTTTCAGTTAAACTAGTATAGCCGTTGATGCGGGAGAAAACAATCAGAATAGCTGGTCTCTACGACATCTACGAAAAGATCCGGGCCGGGGAGAGACTCTCCCGTGAGGACGGGCTGAAGCTCCTCTCCTGCCGGGACCTCCTGGCGCTGGGATGGCTGGCCCGGCTGGTGCGGGAACGCCTGCACGGTCGGCGGGTGTATTATGTGATCAATCGTCATCTGAACTATACCAATGTCTGTGAAAATCGCTGCCGCTTCTGCGCCTACTGGCGGGCTCCCGGGGATCCGGAGGGGTATGTCGTCTCCCCGGAGGAGGCCGTAAAACGGCTTTCGGAGGGACCTCCTCCCCGGGAAATTCACATCGTGGGAGGGGTGAATCCGGAGCTTCCTTACAGTTATTATCTGGAACTCCTTTCGGCCCTGCGCGAGGCTTTCCCCGGGGCGGCCTTAAAGGCCTTCACCTGCGTTGAGATAGATCACCTGGCGAGGATTTCCGGAAAGTCAGTGGAGGAGGTGTTGCTGGATCTTAAAGAGGCGGGTCTTTCCTGTCTTCCGGGAGGCGGGGCGGAGGTCTTCTCGGAAAGGGTGCGCGAGAGGCTCTTTCCCCGCAAGATCCCCGCCGAACGCTGGCTGGAGGTCGCCCGCACCGCGCACCGTCTGGGCATCCCCACCAACGCCACCCTGCTTTACGGACACCTCGAGACCCCGGAGGAGAGGGTGGATCACCTCCTCCGGCTCCGGGAGCTTCAGGACGAAACCGGGGGTTTTCTCTGCTTCGTGCCCCTGCCCTTTCTTCCGGAAAAGACCCCTCTCCGGGGAGAGGTCTCCGCTCCCACGGGGTTCGACGATCTGCGGATGGTGGCCGTGGCCCGGCTCCTGCTGGACAACATACCTCACCTCAAGGCCTACTGGGTCTTTCTGGGGGTAAAGCTGGCCCAGCTGGCCCTTCACTTCGGGGCCGACGATCTCCACGGCACCGTGGTGGAGGAGAAGATAAGCGAGGCCTCCGGAGGGCGGGAGGCCGAGGCCCTGAGCCGAACCGAGATAGAGCGTCTCATCCGGGAGGCAGGCTTTGAACCCGTGGAAAGGGACGCCTTTTACCATCCCGTGAACTAGACCTCTCTCACCCCGGCCAGCCCCACGATCCTCTCCTCTCCGTTGAGGAAGAAGAGCTTGACCCCGCGGGTGGCCCGTCCCTTGAAGGGAATGTCTTTCACCCGAAGGCGGATGATCTTCCCGGAATCGGAGAGGAGGAGGATCTCGTCTCCCTCCGAGACCAGAAGCCCCCCGGCCAGATCCCCGGACTTGGCGTCGATCCGGGCGGCAATGATCCCTTTTCCCCCGCGACTCTGGAGCCGATATTCCGTAAGAGGAGTGCGTTTGCCGTAGCCGAAGGCGGTGACGGTGAGGAGGTCTCTTTTTTCTCCGGGGGGGAGCACCAGGAGGCTTACCACCTCGTCTCCGCGGGCAAGCTCGATGCCCTTGACCCCGGCGGCGGCCCGTCCCATGGGGCGCACCTGATCCTCGGGGAACCGGATGGCCTGTCCCCGCCGGGTGAGTAGCAGGATCTCGTGATCCCCCTCCGTGAGGGCGGCGTCCACCAGCTCGTCGCCTTCGTTCAGCTTCAGGGCCAGGATGCCCGTGGAACGCGGGTTTCCGAATTCGGAAAGTTCCGTCTTTTTGATCAATCCCCGGCGCGTGACGAAGATCACGAAACGCCCTTCGGAAAACTCGCGCACCGGAACCACCGTGGCCACCCGTTCGTCCTCGGTCAGCCGCAGGAGGTTGGAAAGGGGCGTGCCCCGGGCCGCTCTCCCCGCCTGCGGAATGTCCAGCACCCGCAACCAGTAGGCCCGTCCCCGGTTGGTGAAACACAGAAAGGTCTCGTGGGTGGTGGCCACGAAGAGGTCCTTCACCGCGTCCCCGTCTCCCACCGAAAGCCCGCTTACGCCCTTTCCTCCCCGGCGCTGCTGGCGATAGGTGGAAAGGGGTAGTCTCTTTACATAGCCCCTGTAGGTCACGGTGACCACCATGGATTCCTCGACCACCAGGTCCTCCCAGGAGACCTCACCGTCGTCGGCAACGATCTCCGTGCGCCGGGGATCGGCGTACTTCTCCTTGAGCTCCCGCAGTTCGGCCTCTATGACCCCCTTCAGGGTCTCCTCGTCGGAGAGAATCCTTTCGAACCAGGCGATCTGGCGCTGAAGTTCCCGGTATTCGGCGCGAAGTTTCTCCCGTTCAAGGGCCGTGAGTCTCTGGAGACGCATGTCCAGGATGGCCTGGGCCTGGGCCTCGGAAAAGGCGAAGCGTTTTATTAATTTCTCCTTGGCCTCGGACGGAGTGCGGGAGCCCCGGATGAGGGCGATGATTTCGTCGAGGTGATCGAGAGCCTTGAGCAAGCCCTCCAGAATGTGGGCCCGTTCGCGGGCCTTGCGGAGGTCGTACTGGGTACGACGCAGCACCACCTCCCGGCGGTGAGCCAGAAAGTGTCCCAGCACCTCCCGGAGGGAGAGAAGCTCGGGTCGGCCCCGCACCAGGGCCAGCATGATGACCCCGAAGGTGCTCTCGAGCGGGGTGTGCTTGTAAAGCTGGTTCAGGACGATCCGGGCCTGATCGGCCTTCTCCCGCTTGAGTTCCACCACCACGCGGAGACCGTCCCGGTCGGATTCGTCCCGCACCTCGGCGATACCTTCCAGTTTCTTCTGCTGGGCGAGTTCCGCGATGCGCTCCACCAGCTTGGCTTTGTTGACCTGATAGGGAATCTCGGTGATCACGATGGCCGTGCGCCCCCGTTCCCGCTCGATCACCGCCCGGCCCCTCATCCTGATGAGTCCCTTGCCCGTGGCGTAGGCCTCCCGGATCCCTTCCCGTCCCACGATGAGGGCCCCGGTGGGAAAGTCCGGCCCCTTTATGTAGCGCATGAGCTCGTCGAGGGTGATTTCCGGGTTGCGGAGCATGGCGATGAGGGCGTCCACCACCTCCCCCAGATTGTGCGGGGGGATGTTGGTGGCCATCCCCACGGCTATCCCCGAGGCCCCGTTCACCAGCAGGTTGGGGAGCCTGGAGGGAAGCACCACCGGTTCCTTCAGGGTGTTGTCGTAGTTGGGGGCAAAGTCCACGGTCTCTTTTTCGATGTCGGCGAGCATCTCGTGGGCAATGCGGGAAAGGCGCACCTCGGTGTAGCGCATGGCCGCCGGGGCGTCGCCGTCCACGGAACCGAAGTTCCCCTGTCCGTCCACCAGGGGGTAGCGCATGGTGAAGTCCTGGGCCAGCCGCACCAGGGTGTCGTAAACCGCGGCGTCCCCGTGGGGATGATACTTACCGATGACCTCTCCCACCACGCGGGCGCTTTTCTTGTGGGGTTTGTTCCAGTCGTTTTTCATCTCGTGCATGGCGTAGAGGATCCTGCGTTGCACGGGCTTGAGACCGTCTCTCACATCCGGAAGCGCCCGCCCCACGATCACGCTCATGGCGTAGTCCAGATAGGAACGCTTCAGTTCCTCCTCTAAGGGCACGCTCAGAATCTCACCCATTTCCGGATTCCTCCCGTGGTGCTATGATTTGCGATTCAGGAAGGACGGTGCTGGGGCTTGCCCCGGGCCAAAATCAGTAGAACCGTTACCAGACCTATCACAAAAAGATAGAAGCAGCCCCCAGCACCTCCATTTTTACTCCTCCCGCTGGTTTCGATCGAGGGCCATGTCCCTACTTTACCACAAAAAAAACGGGAGCGGATCCGGTTCCGTATCCCTGAAGATCACCCCTGGCAAATCCGATCTTTGCGTGTTAAGGATAAGGCCCGGAGGGAGGCTTCCCCATGGAGACCAGGGTCTATGTCCTGCGGCACGGTCAGACCCACGCCAATGCCGAAGGGAGGTTTGCCGGGCGCACTCCGGAACCCCTCACCGAAAAGGGGCGCGAGCAGGCTCGTCGGGCCGGGGAGTACCTCCGTTCCGATCCACCGATCCGGATCTATGTGAGCCCCCTGCGCCGCACCCGCGACACCGCCGAGCTTATGCTCGAGGCCCTGGGACGCCGGGCGGAGGTGGTGGAGGAGCCGGGATTTCTGGAGATCTCCATCCCCCCCTGGGAGGGGCGTTTTAAGCACGAACTGCGGGCCGATCCGGTCTTTCAGTACGAGGTGTGGTCGAAAAGCCCTCATCGATTCTTTATTCCCGGTTGCGAGACCCTTCCCGAGGTTTACGGGCGGGCCGTGCGGGCCATGGAAGAAGTCTTCCACCGCGAGTCCAGTCGCACCGTGGCCGTGGTTACCCACATGGTGGTGGTGCGCTGTCTCCTGGTGCATTACCTGGAGCTACCCCTTGCGGCCTATCGCACGGTCCCCGTGCCCAATGCCCTTCCGGTGCTTCTCCGCCGCCGGGGGCTCGAGGTCTCCGTGGAGGTGCCTTTCGGAGGAGGACGGGAAGCCGAAGAGATGCGGGCCTTTCTGGAGGGGGTTCGTCCGTGAAAAGGGCCCTTAAGATCTCCGCCCTGGTTCTGGCGGGTTTTCTGCTCCTTGCGGTGGCCCTGGGGTTTCTGCTCCCCTACATAGTGAACCTTTCCGCGGTAAAGGACCGGGTGGCGCAAAGGCTTTCCCGCACCCTAAAGGCCGAGGTCTCGGTAGGGACCCTTCGGTTCCGGGTCTTCCTTCGCCCCGGACTTTCCGCGGAGGAAGTACGCATCAGGGCACCCAGTTATCTTCTCTCCGTCAGAAGCTTGCGCCTTTACCCGGAGGTAATCCCGCTTCTTCACCGGAAGATCGTCATAAGGAGTTTCGCCCTGGAGTCCCCGCATCTCACCGTAATCCTTCCGGAGAGCCGGGGGAAAAGGCCCCTTTCCGTGAGGGAGATCGTCCGGCGCCTTCCGGTCCTACCGGCCATGGAGGTGCGGGTGTCCGGGGGGCGGCTGCGCCTTCTACGGGGGGAGGTCTTCCTCCTGGAACTCACCGACCTTTCGGCGGAGGTGGCCACCCGTCCCGAACAGATCCTGGTGGAACTCAAGGGGACCCCCTCCTTCGCCCGCAGTCTTCGTCTCAAAGGGCGGCTGAACCTGAAAGAGGCCTCGGCGGAAGGACTCCTGGAGCTCTCCCGGGTGGATCTAGCCGCCTTACGGCTCCTTAAGGATTATCTTCCGCTTCCCGTGCGGAAGACCGACTTTTCCCTTTCCCTGGCCTATACCTACGAGGACGGCTCCCTGGTGGCGGGTTTCAAGGGTTCGGCTCCCTGCGTTCTCTTCGAGAAGGAACCGGATCTCCTCTTTTCCTGCGCCGCCTTCGAGGGACAATTTTCGGTCTCAAAGGCCGGTTTCGAGGTCCTTTTCAGGAATCTCGACTTTAAGGAGCCGGAGCTGCGGGGGGAACTCACCCTGCGCAAACAGTCCGGGGCCTACGAGCTGGCCGCCCGACTGAGTAGCCTCGACTTTACCGCGGTCCGGGAGCGCCTCCTGCGCATTTTCCCGAAAAACAAAGGGCTTGCCCACCTTTTCTCCACGGTGCGCGGGGGCGTCTTCTCGGACCTGGAATTTCGGTCCCGGGCTCCCGAACTTTCCGGTCTTTTCCGTCCGGAAAACTTCATCCTTTCGGCCCGGGTGCGGGAAGGGGCGGTTCGTCTCTCCCGCCCGGCCCTGGATCTTTCCGGGGTCTCGGGGACTCTCTCCCTGATCATGGGGGACCTGACCTTCAAGGGCTCGGCCCGGCTCCCGGAGCTTACCGTTAATAAAGCTTCGGTTCGGGTGCACCTTCGCGACCGGAAGGCCCCCCTGAGGGTCGCGGCCGGGTTTTCCGGCGAGTCCGCGAGGCTCCTTTCGGTGGCGCGCTCGGTCTCGCCCCGGGTGGAAAGGGCCCTTTCCTTCCTGGCGGTGCGCGGCCCGGTTTCGGGAAGCCTCGAGGTGTCCGGGTCGCGCGAAAAGCCCCGGGTAAGGGTGCGTCTCAGACCCGAACGGATCTCCCTCAGGATGAACGCCCTGCCCTGGCCCCTCACCGTCTCCGGAGGGACCTTCTCCCTCCGGGGGAAAAAACTGAGTCTTTCCGGCTCCCGGATCTCCGGTCCTCCCGGCTCCCTGCGGATCTCGCTGGACCTTGACTTTTCCCGCAGGCCCTATCGAATCCGTCTCAGCGAGGCCCGGGGAAGGGTGATCCTGAAGCCCCTTCTTCCGCTCCTCTTTCGTTCCGCGGAGATTAAAAGGCTCTGGGAATCCCTCCGGCTCTCGGTAAAGGAGGTGGAAATCGCCTCCCTGACCTATCAGGGACCGCTTACCGGAAAGGCCCTCCGCGCCGGAGTCCGCTTCCAGGGAAAAGTCCTTGCGGGAAGCCTCTTCGTTAAAGCCCTCGGTATTCCCCTTCAATTCCGCGGCCTGCCCCTCACCTATCGACCCGGACATCTGGGCTTCGGTCCGGGGGAATTTGAGGTACTGGGGGCCGGCCTCGTCCTTTCCGGCACGAAGGACCTCCGCACCGGGACTCTCTCCCTGCGCGGCTCCGGGGAGGTCTCGCGAAACCTTCTCGTGCACCTTTACGAAAGACTCCACCTCCCTCAAAGATTCCTGCTGACCTCTCCCCTCCGTCTGAAAAACCTCGACCTTTCCCTTCCGGGAAAGGGACGGCTCCGGTTGACCCTTTCCCTGGAAACATCCCGGGGAGCCGCCCTTGAGGCCACCCT is from Thermosulfurimonas sp. F29 and encodes:
- a CDS encoding AsmA-like C-terminal domain-containing protein, producing MKRALKISALVLAGFLLLAVALGFLLPYIVNLSAVKDRVAQRLSRTLKAEVSVGTLRFRVFLRPGLSAEEVRIRAPSYLLSVRSLRLYPEVIPLLHRKIVIRSFALESPHLTVILPESRGKRPLSVREIVRRLPVLPAMEVRVSGGRLRLLRGEVFLLELTDLSAEVATRPEQILVELKGTPSFARSLRLKGRLNLKEASAEGLLELSRVDLAALRLLKDYLPLPVRKTDFSLSLAYTYEDGSLVAGFKGSAPCVLFEKEPDLLFSCAAFEGQFSVSKAGFEVLFRNLDFKEPELRGELTLRKQSGAYELAARLSSLDFTAVRERLLRIFPKNKGLAHLFSTVRGGVFSDLEFRSRAPELSGLFRPENFILSARVREGAVRLSRPALDLSGVSGTLSLIMGDLTFKGSARLPELTVNKASVRVHLRDRKAPLRVAAGFSGESARLLSVARSVSPRVERALSFLAVRGPVSGSLEVSGSREKPRVRVRLRPERISLRMNALPWPLTVSGGTFSLRGKKLSLSGSRISGPPGSLRISLDLDFSRRPYRIRLSEARGRVILKPLLPLLFRSAEIKRLWESLRLSVKEVEIASLTYQGPLTGKALRAGVRFQGKVLAGSLFVKALGIPLQFRGLPLTYRPGHLGFGPGEFEVLGAGLVLSGTKDLRTGTLSLRGSGEVSRNLLVHLYERLHLPQRFLLTSPLRLKNLDLSLPGKGRLRLTLSLETSRGAALEATLERDENGFVVRDGRLLFREETLTFSFEKVPMEYRVNLKGELSPRVLTALFEENPGLRGYFRADFETDFNLSHPLLSRFRGRLEGEGLILPVRGSPRVERFRLRGAGRVFHFEELVARVGRSDFTATGRLEVAPGNFLIEGNLVSDFLDLPYLKQTLFLRKKKTSPRLRVAGHMTLRCHRLRLSENKFLEDFEGEIFLYAPGGRVVISRARFCGLPLEGDYRFGRRKQLNLNIYEPRGNFEVLWSCLSPGQKVFITGPFSLRTEIHLGGSRNLFEEGRGTFSLYSPSGEIRRFGLLAKILGFLSPIDLFKGQIPSMEKSGFPYQKLSVKGKLSGSRFHVESAHLDGPGLRLFASGDVFLPEGRLDLTVLASPFKTVDTLVSRIPVVGFVLTGKKKMLVSFPIGIRGTYKDPTILPLDPKAIGEGVFNIFRRVFELPAHVVIPKK
- the gyrA gene encoding DNA gyrase subunit A, whose product is MGEILSVPLEEELKRSYLDYAMSVIVGRALPDVRDGLKPVQRRILYAMHEMKNDWNKPHKKSARVVGEVIGKYHPHGDAAVYDTLVRLAQDFTMRYPLVDGQGNFGSVDGDAPAAMRYTEVRLSRIAHEMLADIEKETVDFAPNYDNTLKEPVVLPSRLPNLLVNGASGIAVGMATNIPPHNLGEVVDALIAMLRNPEITLDELMRYIKGPDFPTGALIVGREGIREAYATGKGLIRMRGRAVIERERGRTAIVITEIPYQVNKAKLVERIAELAQQKKLEGIAEVRDESDRDGLRVVVELKREKADQARIVLNQLYKHTPLESTFGVIMLALVRGRPELLSLREVLGHFLAHRREVVLRRTQYDLRKARERAHILEGLLKALDHLDEIIALIRGSRTPSEAKEKLIKRFAFSEAQAQAILDMRLQRLTALEREKLRAEYRELQRQIAWFERILSDEETLKGVIEAELRELKEKYADPRRTEIVADDGEVSWEDLVVEESMVVTVTYRGYVKRLPLSTYRQQRRGGKGVSGLSVGDGDAVKDLFVATTHETFLCFTNRGRAYWLRVLDIPQAGRAARGTPLSNLLRLTEDERVATVVPVREFSEGRFVIFVTRRGLIKKTELSEFGNPRSTGILALKLNEGDELVDAALTEGDHEILLLTRRGQAIRFPEDQVRPMGRAAAGVKGIELARGDEVVSLLVLPPGEKRDLLTVTAFGYGKRTPLTEYRLQSRGGKGIIAARIDAKSGDLAGGLLVSEGDEILLLSDSGKIIRLRVKDIPFKGRATRGVKLFFLNGEERIVGLAGVREV
- a CDS encoding histidine phosphatase family protein; the protein is METRVYVLRHGQTHANAEGRFAGRTPEPLTEKGREQARRAGEYLRSDPPIRIYVSPLRRTRDTAELMLEALGRRAEVVEEPGFLEISIPPWEGRFKHELRADPVFQYEVWSKSPHRFFIPGCETLPEVYGRAVRAMEEVFHRESSRTVAVVTHMVVVRCLLVHYLELPLAAYRTVPVPNALPVLLRRRGLEVSVEVPFGGGREAEEMRAFLEGVRP
- the mqnE gene encoding aminofutalosine synthase MqnE, coding for MREKTIRIAGLYDIYEKIRAGERLSREDGLKLLSCRDLLALGWLARLVRERLHGRRVYYVINRHLNYTNVCENRCRFCAYWRAPGDPEGYVVSPEEAVKRLSEGPPPREIHIVGGVNPELPYSYYLELLSALREAFPGAALKAFTCVEIDHLARISGKSVEEVLLDLKEAGLSCLPGGGAEVFSERVRERLFPRKIPAERWLEVARTAHRLGIPTNATLLYGHLETPEERVDHLLRLRELQDETGGFLCFVPLPFLPEKTPLRGEVSAPTGFDDLRMVAVARLLLDNIPHLKAYWVFLGVKLAQLALHFGADDLHGTVVEEKISEASGGREAEALSRTEIERLIREAGFEPVERDAFYHPVN